In a genomic window of Microbacterium amylolyticum:
- the secF gene encoding protein translocase subunit SecF, with translation MRTMNQVGNDLYTGKTSVPFVAKRKLWFLIAIVLVVFSALAPFLRGVQFSIEFTGGSQITVSQPASLDQSIATDTVRQIAPQAESAVTVVGGSDIRVQTSQLTPELTRQLSAGLADAYQVPIDEVTDSFIGPSWGKDVTNQSLWGLLIFLGLTFLILAIYFRTWKMSLAAIIGLVDVLIITLGIYSLAGFQISPSAVIGFLTILAYSLYDTTVVFDKIRENTTDERSGRTFGESVNLAVNQTLIRSINTSVVAALPVGAILFIAVFGFGAETLSDISLSIFVGILVATYSTLFVAAPLYSFLREREPQIAQEDARILEARAAAATSV, from the coding sequence ATGCGCACCATGAATCAGGTCGGTAACGACCTCTACACCGGCAAGACGTCGGTTCCCTTCGTCGCCAAGCGCAAGCTGTGGTTCCTGATCGCGATCGTTCTCGTCGTCTTCTCGGCGTTGGCGCCCTTCCTTCGCGGCGTTCAGTTCTCCATTGAGTTCACCGGCGGTTCGCAGATCACCGTGTCGCAGCCGGCGTCTCTCGACCAGTCGATCGCCACCGATACGGTCCGCCAGATCGCGCCGCAGGCTGAATCTGCCGTCACGGTCGTTGGTGGGTCAGACATTCGGGTGCAGACCTCGCAGCTCACGCCGGAACTCACGCGCCAGCTCTCCGCCGGACTCGCGGATGCGTATCAGGTGCCGATTGACGAGGTCACCGATTCATTCATCGGTCCCTCGTGGGGCAAGGACGTCACCAATCAGTCGCTGTGGGGGCTGTTGATCTTCCTCGGCCTGACGTTCCTGATCCTGGCGATCTACTTCAGAACGTGGAAGATGTCGCTTGCTGCGATCATCGGGCTCGTTGACGTTCTCATCATCACGCTCGGAATCTACTCGCTTGCGGGCTTCCAGATTTCCCCGTCAGCGGTGATCGGGTTCCTGACGATTCTGGCGTATTCGCTCTATGACACTACCGTTGTGTTCGACAAGATTCGAGAGAACACCACAGACGAACGCAGCGGGCGTACGTTTGGCGAATCGGTGAACCTTGCCGTGAACCAGACGTTGATTCGATCGATTAATACCTCGGTCGTTGCGGCTCTTCCCGTCGGGGCAATCCTCTTCATCGCGGTGTTCGGTTTCGGTGCGGAGACCCTCAGCGACATCTCGCTGTCGATCTTCGTCGGCATCCTCGTCGCCACGTACTCCACGCTGTTTGTCGCCGCTCCTCTGTATTCGTTCCTCCGGGAGCGCGAGCCGCAGATCGCCCAGGAAGACGCGCGCATTCTCGAGGCCCGCGCGGCCGCCGCAACGAGCGTCTGA